One stretch of Cyclopterus lumpus isolate fCycLum1 chromosome 10, fCycLum1.pri, whole genome shotgun sequence DNA includes these proteins:
- the LOC117737724 gene encoding protocadherin gamma-C5-like isoform X10: MTKRIGYRDWRWLALWGHHFFLLWSTIHGQTRYSIPEELKQGSVVGNLAKDLGFGLSDIFDRKLRVDSEAGKQYFSVDAGKGELVVNDRIDREGLCAQSASCVLPLQVVTENPLQLHRIEVEIRDINDNSPIFLTEERSLKIAESTAMGIRFPLETAQDLDVGSNSLKSYMLSKDECFGLRIKELSGNRKVPELLLEKSLDREKQSVHQLLLTALDGGNPVKTGTTKIIVTVLDNNDNVPVFKRPLYNVTVHENNIAGSVLVKVEATDADEGVNGEIEYVFAEHTPQSLFSIFQLDSGTGAISLVGQLDYENSPMHEIDITAKDKGVPEMEGHCRVQVIVIDINDNAPEIVLTSKPNTIREDAPRGTVVALIRARDLDSGDNAKVALKLPKSSPFSLKPSFSNNYALVTSGLLDREHFSEYNMEITATDSGSPPLSSKKIIAVSITDVNDNPPVFTQPSYNVYLKENGVPGSILYSVSASDLDFGENAKISYSILDSKVQDVSVSSYVYINSDNGSIYSMHSFDYEKLKVFQIQVQAKDQGSPSLSSNATVHVFILDQNDNAPAVIYPSSAALGSLSHQRMPRSAKAGHLVTKLTAVDADSGHNAWISYKLTEATDASLFTVNLYTGEVRTKRAVSEQDDSSQRLLIEIKDDGEPVQSATVTVSILLEDGLHEPILDLRQKVSEPSKKTGRITLYLILSLASVSVLSLVTFLILAVKCMRSSRSSDSCCMTRSDCDNYKNPNRNLQIQLNTDGPIKYVEVLGGDMLSQSQSFRSCMSPMSEYSDFTLIKPSSTTDFKEVISVLDASLPDSTWTFESQQQKPPNNDWRFTQGPRPGPSGATGGPEVAMGTGPWPQPPTEAEQLQALMAAANEVSEATATLGPGTMGLSTRYSPQFTLQHVPDYRQNVYIPGSTATLTSNPQQQQATAQQAAQQALPPPQVMAQPEPPKAAQTPASKKKSTKKEKK; this comes from the exons ATGACAAAGAGAATAGGATACCGAGACTGGAGATGGCTCGCGCTTTGGGGGCATCATTTCTTCCTCTTGTGGAGTACAATACACGGACAGACTCGTTACAGCATCCCGGAGGAACTGAAACAGGGCTCTGTGGTAGGAAATCTAGCCAAAGATCTGGGTTTTGGACTATCAGACATTTTTGACCGTAAACTGCGTGTCGACTCTGAGGCTGGTAAGCAGTATTTCAGCGTGGACGCGGGGAAGGGCGAGCTGGTGGTGAATGACAGAATAGACAGAGAGGGTTTATGCGCACAAAGCGCCAGCTGTGTGCTGCCTTTACAGGTCGTTACAGAGAATCCGCTACAGCTACACCGCATAGAAGTGGAAATAAGGGACATAAACGACAATTCTCCCATTTTTTTAACAGAGGAGCGATCTTTAAAGATAGCAGAATCTACTGCCATGGGCATACGCTTCCCTTTAGAAACCGCACAAGATCTGGACGTCGGTAGTAATTCGCTAAAATCTTACATGCTAAGTAAAGATGAGTGCTTTGGTTTGAGGATTAAAGAGCTGTCTGGTAATCGAAAGGTTCCGGAACTTTTACTAGAGAAATCACTTGATAGAGAGAAACAAAGTGTCCATCAGTTATTACTGACAGCTTTAGACGGAGGCAATCCAGTCAAAACTGGAACCACAAAAATCATAGTGACTGTCCTCGACAACAACGACAATGTCCCTGTTTTCAAAAGGCCGTTGTATAATGTAACTGTACATGAAAATAATATCGCTGGTTCTGTGCTTGTAAAAGTTGAAGCAACTGACGCGGACGAGGGTGTTAATGGAGAGATTGAATACGTATTTGCAGAGCACACACCTCAATCACTGTTTTCTATCTTTCAGTTGGATTCAGGTACAGGTGCAATTTCCTTGGTAGGTCAGTTAGATTATGAGAACAGTCCAATGCATGAAATAGATATCACTGCAAAAGACAAAGGCGTCCCTGAGATGGAGGGCCACTGTCGTGTGCAAGTAATAGTAATAGACATTAATGATAATGCTCCAGAAATAGTTCTCACGTCAAAACCAAACACAATACGCGAAGACGCACCAAGAGGCACAGTTGTGGCTTTAATCAGAGCACGAGACCTTGACTCCGGCGATAACGCAAAAGTGGCGTTAAAACTCCCCAAAAGTTCTCCCTTCAGTTTGAAACCATCATTTTCTAATAATTATGCACTGGTAACCAGTGGTTTATTAGACCGAGAACATTTCTCAGAGTATAACATGGAGATAACAGCCACTGATTCAGGCTCTCCTCCGCTGTCGAGTAAGAAAATTATAGCTGTCAGCATCACCGATGTAAATGACAACCCCCCTGTATTCACTCAGCCCTCctataatgtgtatttaaaagagAACGGGGTACCAGGCTCTATACTGTACTCAGTTTCAGCATCGGACCTGGATTTTGGTGAAAACGCCAAAATCTCTTATTCCATCCTGGACTCTAAAGTGCAGGACGTTTCTGTCTCATCGTATGTTTACATTAACTCAGATAACGGCAGCATCTACAGCATGCACTCGTTTGACTATGAGAAACTGAAGGTGTTTCAGATTCAGGTCCAGGCAAAGGATCAgggctctccgtctctcagtAGCAACGCCACTGTCCATGTTTTTATCCTGGACCAGAACGACAACGCCCCCGCTGTTATTTACCCCTCCTCCGCTGCCCTGGGCTCCCTCTCCCATCAGAGGATGCCCCGCTCCGCTAAAGCGGGACACCTGGTTACTAAGCTGACGGCCGTGGACGCTGACTCGGGCCATAACGCCTGGATCTCCTACAAACTAACGGAGGCCACAGACGCCTCTCTGTTCACGGTCAATCTGTACACAGGGGAGGTGAGGACTAAACGCGCTGTGTCCGAGCAGGACGACTCCTCTCAGAGGCTGCTTATAGAGATCAAGGACGACGGGGAACCGGTCCAGTCCGCCACAGTCACGGTGTCCATCCTGCTGGAGGACGGCCTCCATGAGCCCATCTTAGACCTCCGACAGAAAGTGTCCGAGCCCAGCAAGAAAACTGGGAGAATCACTCTGTATTTGATTCTCTCTCTGGCCTCGGTGTCCGTGCTGTCTCTGGTGACGTTTCTCATCTTAGCGGTTAAATGcatgaggagcagcagaagcagcgaCAGTTGCTGCATGACACGGAGCGACTGTGATAATTACAAGAACCCCAACAGAAACCTACAGATTCAGCTCAACACTGATGGACCTATCAAGTACGTGGAGGTCCTGGGAGGAGACATGTTGTCTCAGAGTCAGTCCTTCAGGTCCTGTATGTCTCCAATGTCAGAGTACAGTGATTTCACTTTGATTAAACCCAGCAGCACCACTGACTTTAAGGAGGTGATCAGTGTTCTGGATGCGTCTCTACCCGACAGCACCTGGACCTTTGAGAGCCAGCAG CAAAAGCCCCCCAACAATGACTGGCGCTTCACACAGGGACCGAGACCTGGACCTAGTGG TGCAACTGGAGGACCTGAGGTTGCCATGGGAACTGGCCCATGGCCCCAACCCCCAACTGAGGCTGAGCAGCTTCAGGCCCTGATGGCTGCAGCTAACG AAGTAAGTGAGGCTACGGCCACACTGGGACCCGGCACCATGGGCCTGAGCACCCGCTACAGCCCCCAGTTCACCCTGCAGCACGTGCCCGATTATCGCCAGAACGTCTACATCCCCGGTAGCACGGCCACACTAACCTCCAacccccagcagcagcaggccacAGCCCAGCAGGCGGCCCAGCAGGCGCTGCCCCCGCCCCAGGTCATGGCCCAGCCCGAGCCTCCCAAGGCCGCTCAGACCCCTGCCTCCAAGAAGAAGTCCaccaagaaggagaagaagtag
- the LOC117737724 gene encoding protocadherin gamma-C5-like isoform X7 has protein sequence MMQYTEPGMTKTMGYRDWRWLALWWHHFFLLWSTINGQTRYSIPEELKQGSVVGNLAKDLGLGLSDVFVRKLRVASEADKQYFTVDAGKGELVVNDRLDREALCGQSASCVLPLQVVIEDPLQLHRMEVEIRDINDNSPSFLSNEFSLKVAELAAVGTRFPLESATDPDVGSNSLKTYTLSKNECCSLKIKEIEGGKTVPELVLEKPLDRERKAVHKILLTALDGGNPPRSGTSQITINVLDINDNFPVFEKNVYKVTLGETSVKGAIVIKPKATDADEGLNGEIEFSFGSRTPDVLLSIFDIDPLTGEITLKGKLDYETTKSYDIDVTAKDKGSPEMEGHCRVQIDVTDFNDNVPEIVFTSEPKPVREDAPSGTVVALISGRDFDSNHNGKVTLQLTKGSPFNLKPSFSNNYALVTNGVLDRESFSEYNIEITATDSGSPPLSSKKIIAVSITDVNDNPPVFTQPSYNVYLKENGVPGSILYSVSASDLDFGENAKISYSILDSKVQDVSVSSYVYINSDNGSIYSMHSFDYEKLKVFQIQVQAKDQGSPSLSSNATVHVFILDQNDNAPAVIYPSSAALGSLSHQRMDRSAKAGHLVTKLTAVDADSGHNAWISYKLTEATDASLFTVNLYTGEVRTKRAVSEQDDSSQRLLIEIKDDGEPVQSATVTVSILLEDGLHEPILDLRQKVSEPSKKTGRITLYLILSLASVSVLSLVTFLILAVKCMRSSRSSDSCCMTRSDCDNYKNPNRNLQIQLNTDGPIKYVEVLGGDMLSQSQSFRSCMSPMSEYSDFTLIKPSSTTDFKEVISVVDASLPDSTWTFESQQQKPPNNDWRFTQGPRPGPSGATGGPEVAMGTGPWPQPPTEAEQLQALMAAANVSEATATLGPGTMGLSTRYSPQFTLQHVPDYRQNVYIPGSTATLTSNPQQQQATAQQAAQQALPPPQVMAQPEPPKAAQTPASKKKSTKKEKK, from the exons ATGATGCAGTACACTGAACCGGGGATGACAAAGACAATGGGATACCGAGACTGGAGATGGCTCGCGCTCTGGTGGCatcatttctttctcttgtgGAGTACAATAAACGGACAGACTCGTTACAGCATCCCGGAGGAACTGAAACAGGGCTCTGTGGTAGGAAATCTAGCCAAAGATCTGGGGTTGGGACTATCAGATGTTTTTGTCCGTAAACTGCGTGTCGCTTCTGAGGCTGATAAGCAGTATTTCACTGTGGATGCGGGGAAGGGCGAGCTGGTAGTGAATGACAGACTAGACAGAGAGGCTCTATGTGGACAAAGCGCCAGCTGTGTTCTACCTCTGCAAGTGGTTATAGAGGACCCGCTACAGTTACACAGAATGGAAGTAGAAATACGAGATATTAATGACAATTCTCCGAGTTTCCTTTCAAATGAATTTTCTTTAAAAGTAGCAGAATTAGCAGCAGTTGGCACGCGCTTTCCTTTGGAGAGCGCAACGGACCCCGACGTCGGAAGCAATTCCTTGAAAACATATACTCTAAGTAAAAATGAGTGTTGTTccctcaaaataaaagaaattgagGGTGGTAAGACCGTTCCGGAACTTGTTTTAGAAAAGCCTCTAGATCGAGAGAGAAAAGCTGTTCATAAAATATTACTCACAGCATTAGACGGTGGGAATCCACCAAGATCCGGAACTTCACAAATAACCATAAACGTGCTAGACATAAATGATAACTTCCCGGTGTTTGAAAAAAACGTGTACAAAGTAACCCTGGGTGAAACAAGTGTAAAGGGGGCTATCGTTATAAAGCCAAAAGCAACAGATGCAGATGAAGGTTTAAATGGTGAAATTGAATTCTCATTCGGCTCTCGGACACCAGATGTGTTATTGTCAATCTTCGATATTGACCCTTTAACGGGTGAAATTACTCTTAAAGGGAAATTAGACTACGAAACCACCAAGTCATATGACATTGATGTAACTGCAAAAGATAAAGGCAGCCCTGAAATGGAAGGCCACTGTCGTGTGCAGATTGATGTAACGGATTTCAATGATAATGTTCCAGAAATAGTTTTTACTTCTGAGCCGAAGCCAGTACGCGAAGACGCACCAAGTGGTACCGTGGTTGCTTTGATCAGTGGGCGAGACTTTGATTCCAATCATAACGGCAAAGTGACGTTGCAACTCACGAAAGGCTCTCCTTTTAATCTGAAACCATCGTTTTCTAATAACTATGCGCTGGTTACCAATGGTGTTTTAGACAGAGAGAGTTTCTCGGAGTATAATATTGAGATAACAGCCACTGATTCaggctctcctcctctgtcgaGTAAGAAAATTATAGCTGTCAGCATCACTGATGTGAATGACAACCCCCCTGTATTCACTCAGCCCTCCTATAACGTGTATTTAAAAGAGAACGGGGTACCAGGCTCTATACTGTACTCAGTTTCAGCATCGGACCTGGATTTTGGTGAAAACGCGAAAATCTCTTATTCCATCTTGGACTCTAAAGTGCAGGACGTTTCTGTCTCATCGTATGTTTACATTAACTCAGATAACGGCAGCATCTACAGCATGCACTCGTTTGACTATGAGAAACTGAAGGTGTTTCAGATTCAGGTCCAGGCAAAGGATCAgggctctccgtctctcagtAGCAACGCCACTGTCCATGTTTTTATCCTGGACCAGAACGACAACGCCCCCGCTGTTATTTACCCCTCCTCCGCTGCCCTGGGCTCCCTCTCCCATCAGAGGATGGACCGCTCCGCTAAAGCGGGACACCTGGTTACTAAGCTGACGGCCGTGGACGCTGACTCGGGCCATAACGCCTGGATCTCCTACAAACTAACGGAGGCCACAGACGCCTCTCTGTTCACGGTCAATCTGTACACAGGGGAGGTGAGGACTAAACGCGCTGTGTCCGAGCAGGACGACTCCTCTCAGAGGCTGCTTATAGAGATCAAGGACGACGGGGAACCGGTCCAGTCCGCCACAGTCACGGTGTCCATCCTGCTGGAGGACGGCCTCCATGAGCCCATCTTAGACCTCCGACAGAAAGTGTCCGAGCCCAGCAAGAAAACTGGGAGAATCACTCTGTATTTGATTCTCTCTCTGGCCTCGGTGTCCGTGCTGTCTCTGGTGACGTTTCTCATCTTAGCGGTTAAATGcatgaggagcagcagaagcagcgaCAGTTGCTGCATGACACGGAGCGACTGTGATAATTACAAGAACCCCAACAGAAACCTGCAGATTCAGCTCAACACTGATGGACCTATCAAGTACGTGGAGGTCCTGGGAGGAGACATGTTGTCTCAGAGTCAGTCCTTCAGGTCCTGTATGTCTCCAATGTCAGAGTACAGTGATTTCACTTTGATTAAACCCAGCAGCACCACTGACTTTAAGGAGGTGATCAGTGTTGTGGATGCGTCTCTACCCGACAGCACCTGGACCTTTGAGAGCCAGCAG CAAAAGCCCCCCAACAATGACTGGCGCTTCACACAGGGACCGAGACCTGGACCTAGTGG TGCAACTGGAGGACCTGAGGTTGCCATGGGAACTGGCCCATGGCCCCAACCCCCAACTGAGGCTGAGCAGCTTCAGGCCCTGATGGCTGCAGCTAACG TAAGTGAGGCTACGGCCACACTGGGACCCGGCACCATGGGCCTGAGCACCCGCTACAGCCCCCAGTTCACCCTGCAGCACGTGCCCGATTATCGCCAGAACGTCTACATCCCCGGTAGCACGGCCACACTAACCTCCAacccccagcagcagcaggccacAGCCCAGCAGGCGGCCCAGCAGGCGCTGCCCCCGCCCCAGGTCATGGCCCAGCCCGAGCCTCCCAAGGCCGCTCAGACCCCTGCCTCCAAGAAGAAGTCCaccaagaaggagaagaagtag
- the LOC117737724 gene encoding protocadherin gamma-C5-like isoform X4, whose amino-acid sequence MMQYTEPGMTKTMGYRDWRWLALWWHHFFLLWSTINGQTRYSIPEELKQGSVVGNLAKDLGLGLSDVFVRKLRVASEADKQYFTVDAGKGELVVNDRLDREALCGQSASCVLPLQVVIEDPLQLHRMEVEIRDINDNSPSFLSNEFSLKVAELAAVGTRFPLESATDPDVGSNSLKTYTLSKNECCSLKIKEIEGGKTVPELVLEKPLDRERKAVHKILLTALDGGNPPRSGTSQITINVLDINDNFPVFEKNVYKVTLGETSVKGAIVIKPKATDADEGLNGEIEFSFGSRTPDVLLSIFDIDPLTGEITLKGKLDYETTKSYDIDVTAKDKGSPEMEGHCRVQIDVTDFNDNVPEIVFTSEPKPVREDAPSGTVVALISGRDFDSNHNGKVTLQLTKGSPFNLKPSFSNNYALVTNGVLDRESFSEYNIEITATDSGSPPLSSKKIIAVSITDVNDNPPVFTQPSYNVYLKENGVPGSILYSVSASDLDFGENAKISYSILDSKVQDVSVSSYVYINSDNGSIYSMHSFDYEKLKVFQIQVQAKDQGSPSLSSNATVHVFILDQNDNAPAVIYPSSAALGSLSHQRMDRSAKAGHLVTKLTAVDADSGHNAWISYKLTEATDASLFTVNLYTGEVRTKRAVSEQDDSSQRLLIEIKDDGEPVQSATVTVSILLEDGLHEPILDLRQKVSEPSKKTGRITLYLILSLASVSVLSLVTFLILAVKCMRSSRSSDSCCMTRSDCDNYKNPNRNLQIQLNTDGPIKYVEVLGGDMLSQSQSFRSCMSPMSEYSDFTLIKPSSTTDFKEVISVVDASLPDSTWTFESQQQKPPNNDWRFTQGPRPGPSGPHMPYGTHIRWTPKSGTSATGGPEVAMGTGPWPQPPTEAEQLQALMAAANVSEATATLGPGTMGLSTRYSPQFTLQHVPDYRQNVYIPGSTATLTSNPQQQQATAQQAAQQALPPPQVMAQPEPPKAAQTPASKKKSTKKEKK is encoded by the exons ATGATGCAGTACACTGAACCGGGGATGACAAAGACAATGGGATACCGAGACTGGAGATGGCTCGCGCTCTGGTGGCatcatttctttctcttgtgGAGTACAATAAACGGACAGACTCGTTACAGCATCCCGGAGGAACTGAAACAGGGCTCTGTGGTAGGAAATCTAGCCAAAGATCTGGGGTTGGGACTATCAGATGTTTTTGTCCGTAAACTGCGTGTCGCTTCTGAGGCTGATAAGCAGTATTTCACTGTGGATGCGGGGAAGGGCGAGCTGGTAGTGAATGACAGACTAGACAGAGAGGCTCTATGTGGACAAAGCGCCAGCTGTGTTCTACCTCTGCAAGTGGTTATAGAGGACCCGCTACAGTTACACAGAATGGAAGTAGAAATACGAGATATTAATGACAATTCTCCGAGTTTCCTTTCAAATGAATTTTCTTTAAAAGTAGCAGAATTAGCAGCAGTTGGCACGCGCTTTCCTTTGGAGAGCGCAACGGACCCCGACGTCGGAAGCAATTCCTTGAAAACATATACTCTAAGTAAAAATGAGTGTTGTTccctcaaaataaaagaaattgagGGTGGTAAGACCGTTCCGGAACTTGTTTTAGAAAAGCCTCTAGATCGAGAGAGAAAAGCTGTTCATAAAATATTACTCACAGCATTAGACGGTGGGAATCCACCAAGATCCGGAACTTCACAAATAACCATAAACGTGCTAGACATAAATGATAACTTCCCGGTGTTTGAAAAAAACGTGTACAAAGTAACCCTGGGTGAAACAAGTGTAAAGGGGGCTATCGTTATAAAGCCAAAAGCAACAGATGCAGATGAAGGTTTAAATGGTGAAATTGAATTCTCATTCGGCTCTCGGACACCAGATGTGTTATTGTCAATCTTCGATATTGACCCTTTAACGGGTGAAATTACTCTTAAAGGGAAATTAGACTACGAAACCACCAAGTCATATGACATTGATGTAACTGCAAAAGATAAAGGCAGCCCTGAAATGGAAGGCCACTGTCGTGTGCAGATTGATGTAACGGATTTCAATGATAATGTTCCAGAAATAGTTTTTACTTCTGAGCCGAAGCCAGTACGCGAAGACGCACCAAGTGGTACCGTGGTTGCTTTGATCAGTGGGCGAGACTTTGATTCCAATCATAACGGCAAAGTGACGTTGCAACTCACGAAAGGCTCTCCTTTTAATCTGAAACCATCGTTTTCTAATAACTATGCGCTGGTTACCAATGGTGTTTTAGACAGAGAGAGTTTCTCGGAGTATAATATTGAGATAACAGCCACTGATTCaggctctcctcctctgtcgaGTAAGAAAATTATAGCTGTCAGCATCACTGATGTGAATGACAACCCCCCTGTATTCACTCAGCCCTCCTATAACGTGTATTTAAAAGAGAACGGGGTACCAGGCTCTATACTGTACTCAGTTTCAGCATCGGACCTGGATTTTGGTGAAAACGCGAAAATCTCTTATTCCATCTTGGACTCTAAAGTGCAGGACGTTTCTGTCTCATCGTATGTTTACATTAACTCAGATAACGGCAGCATCTACAGCATGCACTCGTTTGACTATGAGAAACTGAAGGTGTTTCAGATTCAGGTCCAGGCAAAGGATCAgggctctccgtctctcagtAGCAACGCCACTGTCCATGTTTTTATCCTGGACCAGAACGACAACGCCCCCGCTGTTATTTACCCCTCCTCCGCTGCCCTGGGCTCCCTCTCCCATCAGAGGATGGACCGCTCCGCTAAAGCGGGACACCTGGTTACTAAGCTGACGGCCGTGGACGCTGACTCGGGCCATAACGCCTGGATCTCCTACAAACTAACGGAGGCCACAGACGCCTCTCTGTTCACGGTCAATCTGTACACAGGGGAGGTGAGGACTAAACGCGCTGTGTCCGAGCAGGACGACTCCTCTCAGAGGCTGCTTATAGAGATCAAGGACGACGGGGAACCGGTCCAGTCCGCCACAGTCACGGTGTCCATCCTGCTGGAGGACGGCCTCCATGAGCCCATCTTAGACCTCCGACAGAAAGTGTCCGAGCCCAGCAAGAAAACTGGGAGAATCACTCTGTATTTGATTCTCTCTCTGGCCTCGGTGTCCGTGCTGTCTCTGGTGACGTTTCTCATCTTAGCGGTTAAATGcatgaggagcagcagaagcagcgaCAGTTGCTGCATGACACGGAGCGACTGTGATAATTACAAGAACCCCAACAGAAACCTGCAGATTCAGCTCAACACTGATGGACCTATCAAGTACGTGGAGGTCCTGGGAGGAGACATGTTGTCTCAGAGTCAGTCCTTCAGGTCCTGTATGTCTCCAATGTCAGAGTACAGTGATTTCACTTTGATTAAACCCAGCAGCACCACTGACTTTAAGGAGGTGATCAGTGTTGTGGATGCGTCTCTACCCGACAGCACCTGGACCTTTGAGAGCCAGCAG CAAAAGCCCCCCAACAATGACTGGCGCTTCACACAGGGACCGAGACCTGGACCTAGTGG tcCCCACATGCCATACGGTACACACATACGATGGACGCCGAAGAGTGGGACAAG TGCAACTGGAGGACCTGAGGTTGCCATGGGAACTGGCCCATGGCCCCAACCCCCAACTGAGGCTGAGCAGCTTCAGGCCCTGATGGCTGCAGCTAACG TAAGTGAGGCTACGGCCACACTGGGACCCGGCACCATGGGCCTGAGCACCCGCTACAGCCCCCAGTTCACCCTGCAGCACGTGCCCGATTATCGCCAGAACGTCTACATCCCCGGTAGCACGGCCACACTAACCTCCAacccccagcagcagcaggccacAGCCCAGCAGGCGGCCCAGCAGGCGCTGCCCCCGCCCCAGGTCATGGCCCAGCCCGAGCCTCCCAAGGCCGCTCAGACCCCTGCCTCCAAGAAGAAGTCCaccaagaaggagaagaagtag